The Pelodiscus sinensis isolate JC-2024 chromosome 13, ASM4963464v1, whole genome shotgun sequence genome includes a region encoding these proteins:
- the ARR3 gene encoding arrestin-C, which translates to MSDGSKVFKKTSPNGKLSIYLGKRDFVDHVESVEPVDGVVLIDPEYLKDRKVYVILTCAFRYGRDDLDVIGLTFRKDLYVLTTQIYPPVPGETPTSLTPMQEKLLKKLGDHAYAFTFQMATNLPCSVTLQPGPDDLGKACGVDFEVKGFCAENLEEKIHKRNSVRLVIRKVQFAPTNSGPAPKSETTRQFMMSDKPLHLEASLDKEIYYHGDPIGVNININNTTNKIVKKIKISVEQITDVVLYSLDKYTKIVCTEEINEIVPANSTFSKSYTVTPSLSANREKRGLALDGKLKHEDTNLASTTILRPGIDKEVLGILVSYKVKVNLVVSRGGILGDLTSSDVGVELPVILMHPKPTAVRRTL; encoded by the exons ATGGCGTTGTCTTGATTGACCCAGAGTATCTGAAGGACAGAAAAG TGTATGTGATCCTGACTTGTGCATTCCGTTATGGCCGAGATGACCTGGATGTCATTGGCTTGACCTTCAGGAAGGACCTCTATGTCCTGACCACTCAGATTTATCCTCCTGTGCCAGGAGAGACACCAACTTCCCTCACTCCCATGCAGGAAAAACTGCTGAAGAAGCTAGGCGACCATGCCTATGCCTTCACTTTTCAG ATGGCCACCAACTTGCCCTGTTCAGTCACTCTCCAGCCAGGACCAGATGATCTTGGAAAG GCTTGTGGTGTGGACTTTGAGGTCAAAGGATTTTGTGCTGAAAATCTAGAGGAGAAAATTCACAAGAG GAATTCAGTTCGACTGGTGATCCGAAAGGTCCAGTTTGCCCCAACAAATTCAGGACCAGCACCAAAGTCAGAGACCACCAGGCAGTTCATGATGTCTGACAAGCCCCTGCACCTTGAGGCCTCTTTGGATAAGGAG ATCTATTACCATGGAGACCCAATTGGTGTCAATATTAATATCAACAACACCACCAACAAGATCgtgaagaaaattaaaatatcag TCGAGCAGATCACAGACGTGGTTCTCTATTCGCTGGACAAATACACAAAGATCGTGTGCACGGAGGAGATAAA TGAGATTGTGCCTGCCAATTCCACTTTCTCCAAAAGCTACACAGTGACCCCCAGCCTATCAGCTAACCGTGAGAAGCGTGGCCTGGCGCTTGACGGCAAACTCAAACATGAGGACACCAACCTGGCCTCCACCACCAT ACTGAGACCTGGGATAGACAAGGAGGTATTGGGGATCCTGGTGTCCTACAAGGTGAAGGTCAACCTGGTGGTGTCCAGAGGAGG CATCCTGGGAGATCTCACTTCAAG CGATGTTGGTGTTgagctgcctgttattctgaTGCACCCAAAGCCCACTGCTG TGAGGAGGACATTGTGA